In Brevibacterium zhoupengii, the following are encoded in one genomic region:
- a CDS encoding GNAT family N-acetyltransferase, translating to MSTHAPATMVDAHTLILNETGFDVSELGVDDIDDYVALVASAYRGEPSKQGWTTEADLLSGQRLNADMAREMLAETDSSMLLVRSAEGLAVGSVYLREPVDGTAYLGVLAVSPEGQGQGVGSALMNLAEAWVAERWNARSLRMSVINKRAELIAYYERRGYERTGEIEPFPYGDDRFGVPLVDDLEFVILVKELR from the coding sequence ATGTCCACTCACGCCCCTGCCACCATGGTCGATGCTCACACACTGATCCTGAATGAAACAGGCTTCGACGTCAGCGAACTCGGCGTTGACGATATCGACGACTATGTCGCACTGGTCGCCTCCGCCTACCGCGGCGAACCCTCGAAGCAGGGTTGGACGACCGAGGCTGATCTGCTCAGCGGTCAGCGACTGAACGCCGATATGGCCCGCGAAATGCTCGCCGAAACCGATTCCTCGATGCTCTTGGTGCGCTCTGCGGAGGGCCTGGCCGTCGGCAGCGTCTACCTGCGCGAACCTGTTGACGGAACCGCCTACCTCGGCGTGCTCGCGGTGTCCCCAGAGGGGCAGGGCCAAGGAGTGGGATCGGCCCTGATGAACCTCGCCGAGGCATGGGTGGCCGAACGCTGGAACGCTCGTTCGCTGCGGATGAGCGTCATCAACAAGCGTGCCGAACTCATCGCCTACTATGAGCGCCGGGGCTACGAGCGCACAGGCGAGATCGAACCCTTCCCCTATGGTGACGACCGGTTCGGGGTGCCGTTGGTCGATGACCTCGAGTTCGTCATCCTGGTCAAGGAGCTGCGCTGA